The Afipia massiliensis genome has a segment encoding these proteins:
- a CDS encoding branched-chain amino acid ABC transporter ATP-binding protein/permease, giving the protein MFRRIPVQLVIAAIGLLVLPPVLIALGLTMTSATEVVVFGIACMGLNILVGHTGLVSFGHGAWFGLAAYAAGLLQRDVMPGSFFGPAIGAILIIVVVAVPFGFLILRRRGVYFSLLTLALAAMLYSVAFRWTDVTGGENGLGGIVRPAILGLDLDSSTTYYWFVAAIAFAVLVLLWRFHNSTVGTVLVAIRENEQRARFLGYPTNRYKLAAFTLSAALTGLAGILLLYKNRMTSADPISVAFSGELLAMVVIGGMRSFLGPALGALFFILFREFLGIYTENWLLWLGLVFVGFIVFSPTGLIGVGEKLLAPFRKKVTEDAAMSARKVEALPLPEFLRPKGVVEGPVLAARDMVKSFGGIKAVQGINISVADRTLHALIGPNGAGKTTAFNLLSGMFPPDEGEATLMGKPIAGHTPEEIAEAGIGRSFQITNLFPELSVGENVRLAVQARHPRRFDPFTNALSIDAINRETDEVIRYLGLAGIEKAEAGALSYGGQRLLDMGVALATAPRVLLLDEPLAGLAAAERERIGAIIKRISSDLPVLLVEHDIDRVFALADHVTVMNEGRVLLDGSVEDARSSKKVQEIYIGSGAAAVAAKPRETSAKASALLTVDGVDTFYGKSHILNGVNFTLHNNEIIALLGRNGAGKSTLLKTLVGIAPASKGSIRLTDAELVGRASAECARLGIGYVPQGRGLFAGMSVEHNLELGGLKRQTGNGVHWTRERVYEYFPRIRERLDSPADYLSGGEQQMVAVARALSGDVRVLLLDEPFEGLAPAVVEQLFEAFDRLRKEVAIIIVDHHLDLALALSDTTVALERGRIIHEGPSKALRDDLDLRRKVLWL; this is encoded by the coding sequence ATGTTCCGACGCATTCCTGTTCAATTGGTCATCGCGGCCATCGGTCTTCTTGTGCTGCCGCCGGTGCTGATCGCGCTCGGCCTGACGATGACGTCGGCGACGGAAGTCGTGGTGTTCGGCATCGCGTGCATGGGGCTGAACATTCTGGTCGGCCACACTGGGCTGGTGTCGTTCGGCCACGGCGCATGGTTCGGGCTGGCGGCCTACGCGGCGGGCCTGCTTCAGCGCGATGTAATGCCTGGATCGTTCTTCGGTCCGGCGATCGGGGCCATTCTCATTATCGTCGTGGTCGCGGTGCCGTTCGGATTTCTCATCCTGCGGCGGCGTGGGGTGTATTTCTCGCTGCTGACGTTGGCGCTGGCGGCGATGCTGTATTCGGTGGCATTCCGCTGGACCGACGTGACTGGCGGCGAGAATGGCCTCGGCGGCATCGTGCGGCCCGCGATCCTCGGTCTCGATCTGGATTCATCGACCACCTATTATTGGTTCGTCGCGGCGATCGCTTTTGCGGTGCTGGTGCTGCTGTGGCGCTTTCATAATTCGACCGTCGGCACCGTGCTGGTGGCCATCCGCGAAAACGAACAGCGCGCGCGCTTTCTCGGCTATCCGACCAACCGCTACAAGCTCGCAGCGTTCACGCTGTCAGCAGCGCTGACCGGACTGGCCGGCATCCTCCTGCTTTACAAAAATCGGATGACATCAGCCGATCCGATTTCGGTTGCCTTCTCCGGCGAGTTGCTGGCGATGGTCGTGATAGGCGGCATGCGCAGCTTCCTCGGCCCCGCGCTGGGTGCACTGTTCTTTATTCTGTTTCGCGAATTTCTTGGCATCTACACCGAAAACTGGCTGCTCTGGCTTGGCTTGGTCTTCGTCGGTTTCATCGTTTTCTCACCCACGGGCCTGATTGGCGTGGGCGAGAAACTCCTTGCGCCGTTCCGCAAGAAAGTGACCGAGGATGCAGCGATGTCGGCGCGCAAGGTCGAGGCGTTGCCGTTGCCGGAGTTCCTGCGACCAAAAGGCGTCGTGGAAGGTCCAGTGCTGGCCGCTCGCGACATGGTGAAGAGCTTCGGCGGCATCAAGGCGGTGCAAGGAATCAATATCTCTGTCGCTGACCGGACGCTGCATGCCTTGATTGGCCCGAATGGCGCTGGGAAGACCACGGCGTTCAATCTCCTGTCCGGCATGTTCCCGCCGGATGAAGGCGAAGCGACCTTGATGGGTAAGCCTATCGCCGGCCATACGCCCGAAGAGATTGCCGAAGCGGGCATCGGTCGCTCGTTTCAGATCACTAATCTTTTTCCGGAATTAAGTGTCGGCGAGAACGTCCGCCTCGCGGTGCAGGCGCGGCATCCACGCCGGTTTGATCCATTCACCAATGCGTTGTCGATCGACGCCATCAATCGCGAAACCGACGAGGTCATACGCTATCTCGGCCTCGCGGGAATCGAGAAGGCCGAAGCAGGTGCGCTGTCGTACGGTGGTCAGCGATTGCTCGATATGGGCGTCGCGCTGGCCACCGCACCTCGCGTGCTTCTGCTCGATGAACCGCTCGCGGGACTTGCCGCTGCCGAGCGCGAGCGTATCGGCGCAATCATCAAGCGCATCTCGTCGGATCTGCCTGTACTGCTGGTCGAGCACGACATCGATCGGGTCTTTGCTCTTGCCGATCATGTGACCGTGATGAATGAAGGGCGCGTGCTGCTCGACGGAAGCGTCGAGGATGCGCGCAGCAGCAAGAAGGTGCAGGAAATTTATATCGGATCTGGCGCAGCAGCCGTCGCTGCAAAGCCGCGAGAAACCTCGGCGAAGGCCAGCGCTTTGCTCACTGTCGATGGAGTTGATACGTTCTACGGCAAGAGTCACATTCTCAATGGCGTGAACTTCACGCTGCATAACAATGAGATCATCGCACTGCTTGGCCGCAACGGAGCAGGAAAATCGACTTTGCTAAAGACGCTGGTCGGTATCGCGCCAGCCTCGAAGGGCTCGATCCGTCTGACCGATGCTGAACTGGTCGGACGTGCGTCCGCAGAGTGTGCGCGTCTCGGCATCGGTTATGTGCCGCAGGGGCGGGGGCTGTTCGCCGGCATGAGCGTGGAGCACAATCTCGAGCTCGGCGGACTAAAGCGGCAAACCGGCAACGGCGTGCACTGGACTCGCGAACGGGTGTACGAGTACTTCCCGCGTATTCGCGAGCGGCTGGACAGTCCGGCGGACTATCTGTCCGGCGGTGAACAGCAGATGGTTGCCGTGGCGCGTGCGCTGTCGGGTGACGTGCGAGTGTTGCTGCTTGATGAGCCATTCGAAGGTCTTGCACCCGCCGTCGTCGAGCAATTGTTCGAGGCGTTCGATCGCTTGCGCAAGGAAGTCGCGATTATCATCGTCGATCACCATCTCGATCTCGCGCTGGCTCTGTCGGATACGACCGTAGCGCTGGAGCGAGGGCGCATCATTCACGAAGGTCCATCGAAGGCGTTGCGCGACGATCTCGATCTGCGGCGCAAGGTACTGTGGCTGTAG
- a CDS encoding 3-keto-5-aminohexanoate cleavage protein gives MSRKVIITCAVTGAIHTPSMSKALPVTPQEIADAAIGAAEAGAAIVHLHARNPKTGQPDQSPEAFAPFLKVIKQRSNAVVNLTTGGSPTMTVDERVRPAEFYKPEVASLNMGSMNFAFFGMLNRFKTFEHEWERKHVENKDIVFRNTFQDIEYVLSKLSGSGTRFEFECYDTAHLYNLKYFLDQGLVKAPLFVQTVFGLQGGTGAHPEDVLHMKRTADRLFGDQYVWSVLGAGRNQLPIAAMAAAMGGNIRVGLEDSLWAAPGRMAESNAEQVRLARKIIEGLGLEVASPDEAREILHLKGGDTLQV, from the coding sequence ATGAGCCGAAAAGTCATCATCACCTGCGCCGTGACCGGCGCGATTCACACGCCTTCGATGTCAAAGGCGCTTCCGGTGACACCGCAGGAAATCGCCGACGCGGCCATCGGCGCCGCTGAGGCGGGTGCGGCCATCGTCCATCTTCATGCGCGTAATCCTAAAACCGGTCAGCCTGATCAAAGCCCGGAAGCGTTCGCGCCGTTTCTCAAGGTCATCAAGCAGCGCTCCAATGCCGTGGTCAATCTAACGACGGGCGGCTCGCCGACGATGACGGTGGATGAGCGGGTCCGGCCGGCTGAGTTCTACAAGCCGGAGGTCGCGTCGCTGAACATGGGTTCGATGAACTTCGCATTCTTCGGCATGCTCAACCGCTTCAAGACCTTTGAACATGAGTGGGAGCGCAAGCACGTCGAGAACAAGGACATCGTTTTTCGCAATACGTTCCAGGATATCGAGTATGTGCTGAGCAAGCTGTCCGGAAGCGGGACGCGCTTCGAGTTCGAGTGCTACGACACCGCGCACCTCTATAACCTGAAGTATTTCCTCGATCAGGGATTGGTGAAGGCTCCGTTGTTCGTGCAGACCGTATTCGGATTGCAGGGTGGTACAGGGGCGCATCCGGAAGACGTGCTTCACATGAAGCGGACCGCTGACCGGCTGTTCGGTGATCAGTACGTTTGGTCGGTGCTGGGTGCAGGACGTAACCAGTTGCCGATCGCGGCGATGGCCGCGGCGATGGGGGGCAACATTCGCGTCGGACTCGAGGATTCGCTGTGGGCTGCGCCGGGTCGTATGGCGGAGTCTAACGCCGAACAGGTTCGTCTCGCTCGCAAGATCATCGAAGGGCTCGGACTCGAAGTCGCCTCGCCTGACGAAGCCCGTGAAATCCTTCATCTCAAGGGTGGCGATACACTTCAGGTTTGA
- a CDS encoding 3-hydroxyacyl-CoA dehydrogenase translates to MPNSKRNVAIVGVGLIGRAWAAIFARAGWNVRLTDSHAPTLSAAPGLIRKELRALNRHGLADDPEGAMARISVASDLADALKGAEFVQENGPEKIEEKIALFAELDRLAAPDALLASSTSAIVASRFTENLKGRARCLVGHPVNPPHLVPLVELCGAPWTSPEAVSRAREIYRAIGQVPVTVNKEINGFVLNRLQGALLAEAFRLVGEGYMSAEDLDHTVKNGLGLRWSFLGPFETIELNAPGGIPDYCARYTGFYKELAAEAAGPEVYTSPNVDRVIAAWPHQPTTDRVAKLTARRNERLAALVAHKAKQTD, encoded by the coding sequence ATGCCTAATAGCAAAAGAAACGTCGCGATCGTCGGAGTTGGTCTGATCGGGCGAGCCTGGGCGGCGATCTTCGCTCGCGCCGGCTGGAACGTACGGCTCACCGATTCACACGCGCCGACGCTGAGCGCGGCACCCGGCTTGATCCGCAAGGAACTGAGGGCGCTAAACCGCCACGGCCTTGCCGACGATCCCGAAGGCGCGATGGCACGGATTTCGGTGGCGTCGGATCTTGCCGATGCCCTGAAGGGCGCGGAGTTCGTCCAGGAAAATGGTCCCGAGAAAATCGAGGAAAAAATCGCGCTGTTTGCAGAGCTCGATCGCCTTGCTGCCCCGGATGCTTTGCTGGCATCGTCGACTTCCGCGATTGTCGCCTCGCGCTTCACGGAAAATCTGAAGGGCCGTGCCAGATGCCTCGTCGGCCATCCGGTCAATCCGCCGCATCTTGTGCCGCTGGTCGAGCTTTGCGGTGCGCCGTGGACGTCGCCTGAGGCCGTATCGCGTGCGCGCGAGATTTACCGCGCCATTGGACAGGTGCCGGTCACCGTCAACAAGGAGATCAACGGCTTCGTCCTCAATCGGCTGCAAGGCGCGCTTCTGGCTGAAGCCTTTCGGTTGGTGGGCGAGGGTTATATGTCGGCAGAGGATCTAGACCACACCGTCAAAAATGGCCTTGGATTGCGGTGGTCGTTTCTTGGTCCGTTCGAAACCATCGAGCTGAACGCGCCCGGCGGTATCCCGGATTATTGCGCGCGCTATACAGGCTTCTATAAGGAGTTGGCAGCGGAAGCAGCCGGACCCGAGGTCTATACCAGCCCAAACGTCGACCGCGTTATTGCGGCATGGCCGCATCAACCGACGACGGATCGTGTTGCAAAGTTGACAGCCCGCCGTAATGAACGGCTCGCGGCCCTGGTCGCGCACAAGGCCAAACAGACCGACTGA